A single window of Streptomyces sudanensis DNA harbors:
- the hutH gene encoding histidine ammonia-lyase: protein MHTVVVGTSGTTAADVVAVARDNARVELSPEALDALARARETVDALAARPEPVYGVSTGFGALATRHIGQEMRGRLQRNIVRSHAAGMGPRVEREVVRALMFLRLKTLASGHTGVRPSVARAMADLLNAGITPVVHEYGSLGCSGDLAPLSHCALALMGEGDAEGPDGTVRPAGELLAEHGLTPVELREKEGLALLNGTDGMLGMLVMALADLEKLYKTADVTAALTLEALLGTDKVLRPELHAIRPHPGQAAAAANMLAVLKGSGLVGHFQADEAPRVQDAYSVRCAPQVAGAGRDTMAHARLVAERELAAAVDNPVVLADGRVESNGNFHGAPVAYVLDFLAVAAADLGSIAERRTDRLLDRNRSHGLPPFLADDAGVDSGLMIAQYTQAALVSEMKRLAVPASADSIPSSAMQEDHVSMGWSAARKLRTAIGNLNRVLAVELYAATRAIELRHGLTPAPASRAVIDALRAAGVQGPGPDRFLAPDLDAADVFVRQGGVVAAVEPVTGPLA, encoded by the coding sequence ATGCACACCGTCGTGGTGGGGACGTCCGGCACCACCGCCGCCGACGTCGTCGCCGTCGCCCGCGACAACGCCCGCGTCGAGCTCTCCCCCGAGGCCCTCGACGCACTCGCCCGCGCCCGGGAGACCGTGGACGCCCTCGCCGCCAGGCCCGAGCCGGTGTACGGCGTCTCGACCGGCTTCGGGGCGCTCGCCACACGGCACATCGGCCAGGAGATGCGCGGCCGGCTCCAGCGCAACATCGTCCGCTCGCACGCCGCCGGCATGGGCCCGCGGGTGGAGCGGGAGGTCGTGCGCGCCCTGATGTTCCTGCGCCTGAAGACCCTCGCCTCCGGCCACACCGGCGTCCGCCCGAGCGTGGCGCGGGCCATGGCCGACCTCCTCAACGCGGGCATCACCCCCGTCGTCCACGAGTACGGCTCGCTGGGCTGCTCCGGCGACCTCGCGCCGCTGTCCCACTGCGCCCTCGCGCTCATGGGCGAGGGCGACGCCGAAGGCCCCGACGGCACCGTCCGCCCCGCCGGGGAACTGCTCGCCGAGCACGGCCTCACCCCCGTGGAACTGCGCGAGAAGGAGGGCCTGGCCCTCCTCAACGGCACCGACGGCATGCTCGGCATGCTGGTCATGGCCCTCGCCGACCTGGAGAAGCTGTACAAGACGGCCGACGTCACCGCCGCCCTCACCCTGGAGGCGCTGCTCGGCACGGACAAGGTGCTCCGCCCCGAACTGCACGCCATCCGCCCCCACCCCGGCCAGGCCGCCGCCGCCGCGAACATGCTCGCCGTTCTGAAGGGCTCCGGACTGGTCGGGCACTTCCAGGCCGACGAGGCGCCCCGGGTCCAGGACGCCTACTCCGTGCGCTGCGCCCCGCAGGTCGCCGGCGCCGGACGCGACACCATGGCCCACGCCCGCCTCGTCGCCGAGCGCGAGCTGGCCGCCGCCGTCGACAACCCGGTCGTCCTGGCGGACGGCCGCGTGGAGTCCAACGGCAACTTCCACGGCGCCCCCGTCGCGTACGTCCTCGACTTCCTCGCCGTCGCCGCCGCCGACCTCGGCTCCATCGCCGAGCGCCGCACCGACCGGCTCCTCGACAGGAACCGCAGCCACGGCCTGCCGCCGTTCCTCGCCGACGACGCCGGTGTCGACTCGGGCCTGATGATCGCCCAGTACACGCAGGCCGCGCTGGTCAGCGAGATGAAGCGGCTCGCCGTCCCGGCCTCCGCCGACTCCATCCCGTCGTCCGCCATGCAGGAGGACCACGTGTCGATGGGCTGGTCGGCGGCGCGCAAGCTGCGCACCGCGATCGGCAACCTCAACCGGGTCCTCGCCGTCGAGCTGTACGCGGCGACGCGGGCGATCGAGCTGCGCCACGGGCTCACCCCGGCGCCCGCCTCCCGCGCCGTGATCGACGCCCTGCGCGCGGCGGGCGTGCAGGGGCCCGGCCCGGACCGGTTCCTGGCGCCCGACCTGGACGCGGCGGACGTGTTCGTACGGCAGGGCGGAGTCGTCGCCGCGGTCGAGCCGGTGACGGGCCCGCTGGCCTGA